A genome region from Sphingobium sp. WTD-1 includes the following:
- a CDS encoding polysaccharide biosynthesis protein, protein MAEAQAASGRTQRLGTIFGRFGLASFSSAIVSVSHLLVQLFSIHHLATTGIGVLAFLLVIIQFGYSLSNALVSTPYTIAVNQGEDVDRAAHRFFFPVNLLLSLSQGLICAAIAWTSASPQAALVFGLAGTLSLIRWFGRSNAYAHHAPMQAARSDIAYAATILIGLLIAMRTGADLTGIGTMLVAASLAGLLPFGSPYLRRHVAMSPLAALRAYRPVWKEQSAWTLVGVLSTEATSNAHSYAVTLLAGPTAFAPIAVGMLFFRPVNVCITALTQLERPRMTRAVARGDHQAAIQSERIFMGALVFLWLGTCFVAAGALYFFPSLILKPTLDHQLVITAVALCALLSLVQCVQTPMSVMTQARKAFRPLAAQSLRSCGVGIAAVTLLTLLVAPVFSIAGVVLSQLVMMLGIWQLDRNWRRNQAEG, encoded by the coding sequence ATGGCTGAGGCGCAGGCGGCTTCCGGCCGTACCCAGCGCCTGGGCACCATCTTCGGCCGCTTCGGCCTCGCCAGCTTCTCCTCGGCGATCGTCTCGGTCAGCCATCTGCTGGTCCAGCTCTTCTCTATCCACCATCTCGCGACCACCGGCATCGGCGTGCTCGCCTTCCTGCTGGTCATCATCCAGTTCGGCTACAGCCTATCCAACGCGCTGGTGTCGACGCCCTATACGATCGCCGTCAATCAGGGCGAGGATGTCGATCGCGCGGCGCATCGCTTCTTCTTCCCGGTCAACCTGCTGCTGTCACTCAGCCAGGGGCTGATCTGCGCCGCGATAGCCTGGACCTCCGCCTCGCCGCAGGCCGCCCTGGTCTTCGGCCTCGCCGGCACATTGTCGCTGATCCGCTGGTTCGGCCGTTCCAACGCCTATGCCCATCATGCGCCGATGCAGGCCGCGCGGTCCGACATCGCCTATGCCGCGACCATCCTCATTGGCCTGCTAATCGCGATGCGCACCGGCGCGGACCTGACCGGCATCGGCACGATGCTGGTCGCCGCCAGCCTCGCTGGCCTGCTGCCCTTCGGCAGTCCCTATCTGCGCCGCCATGTCGCCATGTCGCCGCTGGCCGCCCTGCGCGCCTATCGCCCGGTGTGGAAGGAACAGTCGGCCTGGACACTGGTCGGCGTACTGTCGACCGAGGCGACGTCGAACGCCCACAGCTATGCCGTGACCCTGCTCGCGGGACCGACCGCCTTCGCGCCGATCGCCGTCGGCATGCTGTTCTTCCGCCCGGTCAATGTCTGCATCACCGCCCTCACCCAGCTGGAACGCCCGCGCATGACCCGTGCCGTCGCGCGCGGCGATCATCAGGCGGCGATCCAGTCGGAACGCATCTTCATGGGCGCCCTTGTCTTCCTGTGGCTCGGCACCTGCTTCGTCGCGGCCGGCGCGCTTTATTTCTTCCCTAGCCTGATCCTCAAGCCCACGCTTGACCATCAACTGGTGATCACTGCCGTGGCGCTCTGCGCGCTGCTCTCGCTGGTCCAGTGCGTGCAGACGCCGATGAGCGTCATGACCCAGGCCCGCAAGGCGTTCCGTCCGCTCGCCGCCCAGAGCCTGCGCAGCTGTGGCGTCGGCATTGCCGCCGTCACGCTGCTCACCCTGCTGGTCGCGCCCGTCTTCTCGATCGCCGGCGTCGTGCTGTCTCAGCTCGTCATGATGCTCGGCATATGGCAGCTCGACCGCAACTGGCGCCGCAACCAGGCGGAGGGCTGA
- a CDS encoding GNVR domain-containing protein, giving the protein MTMTPLDLAAAVKARWRVAAMIGGTLFLLIAVAAFMQSRQYMATTSLMLDLSQTDPTDTTQNQGRVEVDSILGTQTDIIRSAKVINAVAKEAGFIDALPADMPADARLQQAAARVRAGLLVTTGRQSNVLQIQYLDPDPQVAARVANLAAQIYMREQVELRASPARTSAKWFNEQTADVRRRYEDAQKRLSDFQRAHDIIGINRMDLEAEKLKNMSYQLTQAQAEAAAARGKAGAGSVSDIEGSLIVQNLQEQVAAQSAKVQELGKTLGPNHPTMAAASAQLSELQAKLGAARASQAGAVSANSVAASRREGDLKSNMASQEDRMIRMSDVQDQLMVMQRDVDAARQTYDTVRQRFNEAALKSQISQPNASLLDEATVPLLPAKPNLLLWLVGGIALGLVGGIAAVVLIEIAQPRVRSAAGVARATEVEVITELLPAPARGGWLPKRQEAA; this is encoded by the coding sequence ATGACGATGACCCCCCTGGATCTTGCCGCCGCCGTCAAGGCGCGCTGGCGGGTCGCCGCGATGATCGGCGGCACCCTGTTCCTGCTGATCGCGGTCGCGGCCTTCATGCAATCGCGCCAATATATGGCGACGACCTCGCTAATGCTGGATCTGTCGCAGACCGATCCGACCGACACGACCCAGAATCAGGGCCGGGTCGAGGTGGACTCGATCCTGGGCACCCAGACCGACATCATCCGCAGCGCCAAGGTGATCAATGCGGTCGCCAAGGAAGCGGGCTTCATCGACGCGCTACCCGCGGACATGCCGGCCGATGCCCGCCTGCAACAGGCCGCCGCGCGCGTGCGTGCCGGGCTGCTGGTGACCACCGGCCGCCAGAGCAACGTGCTGCAGATCCAGTATCTCGATCCCGATCCGCAGGTCGCCGCCCGCGTCGCCAACCTTGCCGCGCAGATCTACATGCGCGAGCAGGTGGAACTGCGCGCCTCGCCGGCGCGCACCTCGGCCAAATGGTTCAACGAACAGACCGCCGACGTGCGCCGCCGCTATGAGGATGCGCAGAAGCGCCTGTCCGACTTCCAGCGCGCCCATGACATCATCGGCATCAACCGCATGGATCTTGAGGCCGAGAAGCTGAAGAACATGTCCTATCAGCTGACCCAGGCCCAGGCCGAAGCCGCCGCCGCGCGCGGCAAGGCCGGCGCCGGTTCGGTGTCCGACATCGAAGGGTCGCTGATCGTCCAGAATTTGCAGGAACAGGTCGCTGCCCAGTCGGCCAAGGTGCAGGAACTGGGCAAGACGCTCGGCCCCAACCACCCGACCATGGCGGCCGCTTCGGCGCAATTGTCCGAACTCCAGGCCAAGCTTGGCGCCGCACGCGCCAGCCAGGCCGGTGCGGTCAGCGCCAACAGCGTCGCCGCCAGCCGCCGCGAGGGCGATCTCAAGTCGAACATGGCCTCGCAGGAAGACCGCATGATCCGCATGTCCGACGTGCAGGATCAGCTGATGGTCATGCAGCGCGATGTCGATGCGGCCCGCCAGACCTATGACACGGTGCGCCAGCGCTTCAACGAAGCGGCGCTCAAGAGCCAGATCTCGCAGCCCAATGCCAGCCTGCTCGACGAGGCCACCGTGCCGCTGCTGCCCGCCAAGCCCAACCTGCTGCTCTGGCTGGTGGGCGGTATCGCTCTTGGCCTGGTCGGCGGCATTGCGGCGGTCGTCCTGATCGAAATCGCCCAGCCCCGCGTCCGCTCCGCCGCCGGCGTGGCCCGTGCGACCGAGGTCGAAGTCATCACCGAATTGCTGCCTGCCCCCGCACGGGGCGGCTGGCTCCCCAAGCGACAGGAGGCCGCATGA
- a CDS encoding polysaccharide biosynthesis/export family protein has product MRIATRFHILAALPLLAVPTALSAQTPTAQAPAGAAAAAPAGYLLGPDDQLKISIFGQPDLSTETRIKADGTVLLALVGPVDAKGKTTSQLASDIAASYAGGGYLTKPSVSVEVSDYVSRSVTVLGNVPQAGNYPLDRNYTVASMLAKAGGATTAGANAVILTPADGSGAVRISLTDMSAGAGRPLQAGDILFVPPAEKVYVYGQVQQPGAFSYVAGQTFRQALALAGGPTLAGSTRSIKVKRGGQEVQAKLDDPVKPEDVLIIREKLF; this is encoded by the coding sequence ATGAGAATAGCGACACGCTTCCATATCCTTGCCGCCCTCCCCCTGCTGGCGGTGCCGACCGCATTGTCGGCGCAAACCCCGACGGCCCAGGCGCCTGCCGGTGCCGCTGCGGCTGCACCCGCCGGCTACCTGCTCGGTCCGGACGATCAGTTGAAGATTTCGATCTTCGGCCAGCCCGACCTGTCGACCGAAACCCGGATCAAGGCCGACGGCACGGTGCTGCTCGCGCTGGTCGGGCCGGTGGATGCGAAAGGCAAGACCACGTCCCAGCTCGCGTCCGACATCGCCGCCAGCTATGCCGGTGGCGGCTATCTGACCAAACCCTCTGTCAGCGTCGAGGTGAGCGACTATGTCAGCCGCTCGGTCACGGTGCTGGGCAATGTGCCCCAGGCCGGCAATTATCCGCTCGACCGCAACTATACCGTGGCGTCGATGCTGGCCAAGGCTGGCGGCGCGACCACGGCCGGCGCCAATGCCGTCATCCTGACCCCGGCCGATGGCAGCGGCGCGGTACGCATCTCGCTCACCGACATGAGCGCGGGCGCCGGACGACCGCTCCAGGCCGGCGACATCCTGTTCGTGCCGCCGGCCGAGAAGGTCTATGTCTATGGCCAGGTCCAGCAACCCGGCGCCTTCTCCTATGTCGCGGGCCAGACCTTCCGCCAGGCACTTGCCCTGGCCGGTGGTCCAACCCTCGCCGGTTCGACCCGCAGCATCAAGGTGAAGCGCGGCGGACAGGAGGTTCAGGCCAAGCTGGATGATCCGGTAAAGCCCGAAGACGTCCTCATCATCCGGGAGAAGCTGTTTTGA
- a CDS encoding capsular biosynthesis protein, with translation MRLRSTASAHPHLTAGATTGLKPRARDTKDFAQLAVEHGFLAETDIGRIEAHGHAAGQPFQQAAIDLGLLDPETAGVILAMQGGFPLLAAGDQRVDPLVVSAFDPADAYAAKVRTIRAKMRAAAKDSDGAALRLAILSIDAGDEAAILAANLAVVMAQMDGQTMLVDVDIDRPSLDRLFRVANKAGLAEQLLGSAALLPAARTAVDGLWLMTAGRASGSASSLVTKGPLADTAAGWGLHDTSMLFYLAQRRGEQTPFGSILAGFDAVTIVARRGETAIADMRRVIDDLDRHGVAIAGSVIA, from the coding sequence ATGAGACTGCGTTCCACGGCTAGTGCCCATCCCCATCTGACCGCCGGCGCCACGACCGGCCTCAAGCCCCGCGCCCGCGATACCAAGGATTTCGCACAGCTCGCGGTCGAACATGGCTTTCTCGCCGAAACCGACATCGGCCGGATCGAAGCCCATGGCCATGCCGCAGGCCAGCCCTTCCAACAGGCTGCAATCGACCTTGGCCTGCTGGATCCCGAAACGGCGGGCGTCATACTCGCCATGCAGGGTGGCTTCCCGCTGCTGGCGGCCGGCGACCAGCGGGTCGATCCACTGGTGGTCAGTGCCTTCGACCCGGCGGACGCCTATGCCGCCAAGGTCCGCACCATCCGCGCCAAGATGCGCGCGGCGGCCAAGGACAGCGACGGCGCGGCCCTGCGCCTTGCCATCCTGTCGATCGATGCGGGTGACGAGGCCGCGATCCTTGCCGCCAATCTCGCCGTCGTGATGGCGCAGATGGACGGGCAGACGATGCTGGTCGATGTCGATATCGACCGTCCCTCGCTCGATCGGCTGTTCCGCGTCGCCAACAAGGCGGGCCTGGCCGAACAATTGCTGGGCAGTGCCGCGCTGCTGCCCGCCGCGCGCACGGCGGTCGATGGCCTGTGGCTGATGACAGCCGGCCGGGCCTCGGGCAGCGCATCCAGCCTGGTGACCAAGGGGCCGCTGGCGGACACCGCCGCCGGCTGGGGCCTGCATGACACATCGATGCTCTTCTACCTCGCCCAGCGGCGCGGCGAGCAGACACCATTCGGCTCCATCCTCGCCGGCTTTGATGCCGTCACCATCGTCGCCCGGCGTGGCGAGACCGCGATCGCCGACATGCGCCGCGTGATCGACGATCTGGACCGTCACGGCGTCGCAATCGCAGGGAGCGTGATCGCATGA
- a CDS encoding WecB/TagA/CpsF family glycosyltransferase — protein sequence MSLEQAIPRQPLQQPVSTPEEIALVGGIPVSTLSLDALIDRMLGEAPLRRALDQRPLLIFDCNGQGLSMNATDKDFRDNLAQADLIHADGQIVVAASRWVGQPPIADRSSTTDMFIDSLVPAAKAGVSYYLLGGEEKVNAACADRIVEMAPGLTVAGRRNGFWKSEEEDAVIDAINAAAPDVLWVGTGKPREQAFCVRNRDRIKAGWIVTCGGLFNYITGDYPRAPMWMQRNGLEWLHRMGTRPKELAWRYITTNPHALWLIWKHRHG from the coding sequence ATGAGCCTGGAGCAGGCCATTCCCCGCCAACCGCTGCAACAGCCCGTGTCCACGCCGGAGGAGATTGCCCTGGTCGGCGGCATTCCGGTGTCGACCCTGTCGCTCGACGCGCTGATCGACCGGATGCTGGGCGAGGCCCCGCTGCGCCGCGCGCTCGACCAGCGCCCGCTGCTGATCTTCGACTGCAATGGTCAGGGCCTGTCGATGAATGCCACGGACAAGGACTTTCGCGACAATCTGGCCCAGGCGGACCTGATCCATGCCGATGGCCAGATCGTCGTCGCCGCGTCGCGCTGGGTCGGCCAGCCGCCGATTGCTGACAGATCCAGCACCACCGACATGTTCATCGACAGCCTGGTGCCCGCAGCCAAGGCGGGGGTCAGCTACTATCTGCTCGGCGGCGAGGAAAAGGTGAACGCCGCCTGCGCCGATCGGATCGTCGAAATGGCACCGGGCCTCACCGTCGCGGGACGCCGAAACGGCTTCTGGAAGTCGGAGGAAGAGGATGCGGTGATCGACGCGATCAACGCGGCCGCACCCGATGTCCTCTGGGTCGGCACCGGCAAGCCGCGAGAGCAGGCCTTTTGCGTGCGCAATCGCGATCGGATCAAGGCCGGCTGGATCGTCACCTGCGGCGGCCTGTTCAACTATATCACCGGCGACTATCCGCGCGCGCCGATGTGGATGCAGCGCAATGGCCTGGAATGGCTGCACCGCATGGGCACCCGGCCCAAGGAACTGGCCTGGCGCTATATCACCACCAATCCCCATGCCCTGTGGCTGATCTGGAAGCACCGCCATGGCTGA
- a CDS encoding sugar transferase produces MSKIDLAIAGTPSRQPTTAAFQRNARLWLSLVLLLADMMALAAGFVIGLRVAGIPILSMEVWQPLAGGILVYGTIAFHNQAYNPRCLTSMTASCRSAVMAFAGTLLIFLLVVFSLKVTDNFSRLGISTGLFFSGALIVMQRVLVVRAVRRHFAEGLFAQLLIIDDGLIPDDVNGMTIVDAPTLGLRADLDDPYMLHRLGMLLRDFDRVVISCPLERKADWAQMLKGGNILGEIIVPELDPMAPLAVQSHRGVSTLVVARGPLNLANRAKKRLLDIILTVPVLIALAPLMIAVAVAIRLDSPGPVFFRQERIGRGNRLFHILKFRSMRVEQCDTAGATSTQRDDNRITRVGRFIRSTSIDELPQLINVLLGEMSLVGPRPHALGSTAEDQLFWQVDRQYWHRHALKPGITGLAQIRGFRGATETRRDILNRVEADLEYLHGWSLMRDIGILVGTARVLVHRNAY; encoded by the coding sequence ATGTCCAAAATAGATCTGGCGATTGCAGGAACCCCCAGTCGCCAGCCCACTACAGCCGCTTTCCAGCGGAATGCGCGCCTGTGGCTGAGCCTGGTTCTGCTGCTTGCAGACATGATGGCCCTCGCCGCAGGGTTCGTCATCGGCCTGCGCGTGGCGGGCATTCCGATCCTGTCGATGGAGGTCTGGCAACCGCTCGCCGGCGGGATATTGGTCTATGGCACCATCGCCTTTCACAATCAGGCCTATAACCCGCGTTGCCTGACCAGCATGACGGCGTCATGCCGCAGTGCAGTAATGGCGTTCGCCGGAACCCTGCTGATCTTCCTGCTGGTCGTCTTCTCGCTGAAGGTCACCGACAATTTCTCGCGCCTGGGCATCAGCACCGGCCTGTTCTTCAGCGGCGCGCTGATCGTGATGCAGCGGGTGCTGGTCGTCCGCGCCGTTCGTCGCCATTTCGCCGAAGGCCTGTTCGCCCAGTTGCTGATCATCGACGACGGCCTGATCCCCGACGATGTCAACGGCATGACGATTGTGGACGCACCGACGCTCGGCCTGCGCGCCGATCTGGACGATCCCTATATGCTGCATCGCCTGGGCATGCTGCTGCGCGATTTCGATCGGGTGGTCATTTCCTGCCCGCTGGAACGCAAGGCCGACTGGGCGCAGATGCTCAAGGGTGGCAATATCCTGGGCGAGATCATCGTGCCGGAACTCGACCCGATGGCGCCACTCGCGGTGCAGAGCCATCGCGGCGTGTCGACGCTGGTGGTCGCCCGCGGCCCGCTCAACCTTGCCAACCGCGCCAAGAAGCGGCTGCTCGACATCATCCTGACCGTGCCGGTGCTGATCGCGCTGGCACCGCTGATGATTGCGGTCGCCGTCGCCATCCGGCTGGACTCGCCGGGCCCGGTCTTCTTCCGCCAGGAACGGATCGGCCGGGGCAACCGCCTGTTCCATATCCTCAAGTTCCGCAGCATGCGGGTGGAACAGTGCGACACCGCCGGGGCCACCTCGACCCAGCGCGACGATAACCGCATCACTCGCGTCGGCCGCTTCATCCGCAGCACCAGCATCGACGAGCTGCCGCAGCTTATTAACGTGCTGTTGGGCGAAATGAGCCTGGTCGGCCCGCGCCCCCATGCCCTGGGCTCTACCGCCGAGGACCAGCTGTTCTGGCAGGTCGACCGCCAATATTGGCATCGCCATGCACTCAAGCCCGGCATCACCGGCCTAGCCCAGATCCGCGGTTTCCGCGGCGCGACCGAAACCCGGCGCGACATTCTGAACCGGGTTGAAGCCGATCTGGAATATTTGCACGGCTGGAGCCTGATGCGCGACATCGGCATCTTGGTCGGCACCGCTCGCGTGCTGGTTCACCGCAACGCCTATTAA
- a CDS encoding TonB-dependent receptor encodes MRPTMMRILLASACCWTATAAAQVAPDAAGDSDRFSLGQIIVTAPRTSGIEIDGSTLSSDAIYSFNRTSLDDAVNLMPGVSAGNSGGTRNERLVFVRGFDRFQVPLSIDGIRVYLPADNRLDYGRFLTTDIAEVQVAKGYASVLDGPGAMGGAINLVTSKPTKALDIDLRGQVSFDNDMDYASYTTSAKVGTRHDLWYAQASYARSFTDHWDLPNGFTPRVPTLEDGGARDFSRAEDWRVNAKIGFTPNATDEYALSYTHQEGSKGAPLHISDTVTTARFWDWPSWDITSVYFLSTTALGDRATLKTRAYYNQFDSMLRSFNDRSQTTQSRPYAFDSPYEDKAWGGSAQLDFTATDADTLRLAFHYRHDEHVEFQTSFSTAGVATTEPKQTQSEATYSIALENELALSPTLRFTLGGSYDWRNLERAEEYGARLGTSGTPSVIYNYPRRDADTWNAQGRFDWQASDALSLHASLSSRARFPTIFERFSQRFNTAIPNPDLKAERATNAEIGGSWSQGSIRLEGALFYSWVGDAIFSVPTPAYPCTASTTPPAVLTPGCALANLSQSRNVGKGEYYGIELSASATLLPGLDAGINYTGIKRDLTDPSNARFRPTGVPTHKGFAYLDWAPVERLHIVPSVDLASNRWTLFTATPASQPARYYRTGAYVNASLRVDLALTDQIDLSIGGRNLFDDYYTLTDGFPEPGRTVYASARFRY; translated from the coding sequence ATGCGACCGACCATGATGCGCATTTTGCTGGCCAGCGCCTGCTGCTGGACCGCGACGGCAGCTGCTCAGGTCGCGCCGGATGCTGCCGGCGACAGCGATCGCTTCTCGCTCGGCCAGATCATCGTCACCGCCCCCCGCACCAGCGGGATCGAGATTGACGGCAGCACCCTGTCCTCCGATGCCATCTACAGCTTCAACCGCACATCGCTCGACGATGCAGTCAACCTCATGCCCGGCGTGTCCGCCGGTAACAGCGGCGGCACCCGCAACGAGCGACTGGTCTTCGTGCGTGGCTTCGACCGGTTCCAGGTGCCGCTCTCGATCGATGGCATCCGTGTCTATCTGCCCGCCGACAACCGGCTCGATTATGGCCGCTTCCTGACCACCGACATTGCCGAGGTCCAGGTGGCCAAGGGCTATGCCTCCGTGCTCGACGGCCCCGGTGCCATGGGTGGCGCGATCAATCTGGTGACGAGCAAGCCAACGAAGGCGCTCGACATCGACCTACGCGGACAGGTCAGCTTCGACAATGACATGGACTATGCCAGCTATACCACGTCAGCCAAGGTCGGCACCCGGCACGACCTCTGGTATGCGCAGGCCAGCTATGCCCGCAGCTTTACCGATCATTGGGATCTGCCCAATGGTTTCACGCCGCGCGTGCCGACGCTGGAAGATGGCGGCGCGCGCGACTTTTCACGGGCGGAAGACTGGCGGGTCAATGCCAAGATCGGTTTCACCCCCAACGCCACCGACGAATATGCGCTGAGCTATACCCATCAGGAAGGATCGAAGGGCGCGCCGCTCCACATCAGCGATACGGTCACCACGGCCCGTTTCTGGGACTGGCCGTCCTGGGACATCACCAGCGTCTATTTCCTGTCGACCACGGCGCTGGGCGACCGCGCGACGCTGAAGACCCGCGCCTATTATAACCAGTTCGATTCGATGCTCCGCTCCTTCAACGACCGGTCACAGACCACGCAGAGCCGGCCCTACGCCTTTGACAGCCCCTATGAAGACAAGGCCTGGGGCGGATCGGCCCAGCTGGATTTCACCGCGACCGATGCGGACACGCTGCGCCTCGCCTTCCATTATCGCCATGACGAGCATGTCGAGTTCCAGACCAGCTTTTCGACCGCCGGCGTCGCCACCACTGAACCCAAGCAGACCCAGAGCGAGGCCACCTATTCCATCGCGCTGGAAAATGAGCTGGCGCTGAGCCCGACGCTCCGCTTCACCCTGGGTGGCAGCTATGACTGGCGCAACCTGGAGCGGGCCGAGGAATATGGTGCCCGACTCGGTACGTCGGGCACGCCATCGGTCATCTATAATTACCCGCGCCGCGACGCCGACACCTGGAACGCGCAGGGCCGGTTCGACTGGCAGGCCAGCGATGCGCTGTCGCTCCACGCCAGCCTGTCATCGCGTGCCCGCTTCCCGACCATCTTTGAACGGTTCAGCCAGCGCTTCAACACCGCCATCCCCAACCCGGACCTGAAGGCCGAACGGGCGACCAATGCGGAGATCGGCGGTAGCTGGAGCCAGGGCTCCATCCGGCTGGAAGGCGCGCTCTTCTACAGTTGGGTGGGGGACGCCATCTTCAGCGTGCCGACGCCGGCCTATCCCTGCACCGCATCGACCACGCCGCCCGCAGTGCTCACGCCAGGCTGCGCCCTCGCCAACCTCAGCCAGAGCCGCAATGTCGGCAAGGGCGAATATTATGGCATCGAACTGTCGGCGTCGGCGACGCTGCTGCCGGGGCTGGACGCGGGCATCAACTATACCGGCATCAAGCGCGATCTGACCGATCCGTCCAACGCGCGCTTCCGCCCCACCGGCGTTCCCACGCACAAGGGCTTTGCCTATCTCGACTGGGCACCGGTCGAAAGGTTGCACATCGTTCCGAGCGTCGACCTGGCGTCGAACCGCTGGACCCTGTTCACCGCAACCCCGGCGTCGCAGCCAGCCCGCTACTACCGCACCGGCGCTTACGTGAATGCCAGCCTGCGCGTCGATCTGGCGCTGACAGATCAGATCGACCTCAGCATCGGTGGGCGCAACCTGTTCGATGATTACTATACGCTGACGGACGGTTTTCCCGAACCGGGACGTACTGTCTATGCCTCGGCCCGTTTCCGCTATTGA
- a CDS encoding ATP-binding protein, with amino-acid sequence MEHDFGARSTGTLDWLWSLPRRLAGGSPPSARVIPDQAPLLLDEPGAPSFHRTAEPEPAPDDTPRPLSMGAMATPLKPISLRRDSIYSAFNTAMPVTDRHGLAGRNNELEKLVEAIVVQRKHAIIFGTRGSGKTSLARVFGDLADEAGCVALYGSASGEANFDSLFRPFLTELPMSGAGQERARKLATGPLDVNGLATLLVEEVRQRSILILDEYDRVRSDTAKQDVATLLKLLTDIHSPVQVVLVGIAGDVDGLIAAHPSLRRHIAPQRVSPIARPELELLLASCGEKAGLSITPEAVEALAGAAMGSPYHARLFGMQAALVTEAGGREQVTASDVEQGLASALDDWAEMSSASHGLFTRALRDSASGRRMIALAGIVASQMSAISLERLLRVGSDILGEYPGMEADASDALARLEPALTPTPGGELWMFEDTLAPQFLLLMAKQPAPRTVAPTPAEEMRAMLRGVDGL; translated from the coding sequence ATGGAACATGATTTCGGCGCCCGCTCGACGGGCACGCTCGACTGGCTCTGGTCCCTGCCGCGCCGACTGGCCGGCGGCTCACCCCCCTCCGCCCGTGTCATCCCCGATCAGGCTCCGTTGTTGCTGGACGAACCGGGCGCACCGAGCTTCCACCGGACGGCCGAACCCGAACCCGCGCCCGACGACACCCCCCGACCGCTTTCGATGGGCGCAATGGCAACGCCGCTCAAGCCCATCAGCCTGCGCCGGGATTCGATCTACAGCGCGTTCAACACCGCCATGCCGGTGACCGACCGCCATGGCCTGGCCGGCCGCAACAATGAGCTGGAAAAGCTGGTCGAGGCGATCGTGGTCCAGCGCAAGCATGCGATCATCTTCGGCACGCGCGGATCGGGCAAGACCTCGCTTGCGCGCGTCTTTGGCGATCTGGCGGACGAGGCGGGCTGCGTTGCTCTCTATGGGTCGGCGAGCGGCGAGGCTAATTTCGACTCGCTGTTCCGTCCCTTCCTCACCGAACTGCCGATGAGCGGCGCGGGCCAAGAACGGGCCCGCAAGCTCGCCACCGGTCCGCTGGACGTGAATGGCCTCGCCACCCTGCTGGTCGAGGAGGTGCGCCAGCGCTCCATCCTGATCCTCGACGAGTATGACCGGGTCCGCTCCGACACCGCCAAGCAGGATGTCGCAACGCTGCTCAAGCTGCTGACCGATATTCATTCGCCGGTGCAGGTCGTGCTGGTCGGCATCGCCGGGGACGTCGACGGCCTGATCGCCGCCCATCCCTCGCTCCGCCGCCACATCGCTCCCCAGCGGGTCAGCCCGATCGCCCGCCCCGAGCTGGAGTTGCTGCTGGCAAGCTGCGGTGAGAAGGCCGGACTGTCGATCACGCCCGAAGCCGTGGAGGCGCTGGCCGGCGCAGCGATGGGATCACCCTATCACGCGCGGCTGTTCGGCATGCAGGCGGCGCTTGTTACCGAGGCCGGCGGCCGCGAGCAGGTGACCGCCAGCGATGTCGAACAGGGGCTGGCCAGTGCGCTGGACGACTGGGCGGAAATGAGCAGCGCCAGCCATGGCCTGTTCACCCGCGCCCTGCGCGACAGCGCATCGGGGCGCCGGATGATCGCGCTGGCCGGCATCGTCGCATCGCAGATGTCGGCGATTTCGCTGGAGCGACTGCTGCGCGTCGGCAGCGACATATTGGGCGAATATCCGGGCATGGAGGCCGATGCCAGCGATGCGCTGGCCCGGTTGGAGCCTGCCCTCACGCCGACGCCGGGCGGCGAATTGTGGATGTTTGAAGATACGCTGGCGCCGCAATTCCTGCTGCTCATGGCCAAGCAGCCCGCGCCGCGCACGGTCGCGCCGACACCGGCCGAGGAAATGCGCGCCATGCTCCGAGGAGTGGACGGACTATGA